The Halovivax ruber XH-70 genome includes the window AACGACAGTGGTGGGAGCGTCGGATTCCAGGCGAAACACCGCGCCTGCAGGGCGACGGAGAGGCGATCCGCGCGCACGAAGGCCCTGGTGAGTCCGCGACTGCTCAGCACCACTGCTCGCTCGGTGGCGGTGCGCTCGGTTCCCAGGCGGGCTGCCATCGCGTCCCTGATCGTCCCGATGTCACGCCGGAGGATAGGGACGAAGCGGAAGACGAGTGAGACGCCGATCCCGAGGAGCCGCCCCGGCGTTCCGGGGACGAGCGACTGGATCGCCGCACGGGAGTGGCGCACGGGTGTCGACCGGACGTAGGCGGCACTGACGAGGAGGACGAGTCCGACTCCGTACGCCGCGTGCGCAGTCCGAACCGCGTCCGCGAGGTCGATCCACGGCGGCCCGATCGTCACCGCAGCAATCAGGACCGAGAGACACAGAATGCCGAATGGGTAGCGATAGCCGAACAGTACACGAACGGGCGACAGGTTCGCACTCAGCAGGACACCGAGTGCGAGGAGCGTGAGTGCTCCGAGGGGCGCCAGCGCTGGACGAGAGATGGCCGCAACCGCGAACGCGACCTGAAAGGCCAGTTTCGCACGCGGATCGAGCGCGTGTGCGACCGTTTCGTCGGGTTCGTACGAGAGCATCGGTCACCCCACCGAACCGGCGTCGAATACGTCGGACAGCGATGGGTCAGGGAGTTCGTCAGGTGTCCCGTCGTGGACGAGTCGACCGTCTTCCATCACGACGATTCTGTCGGCCAGGTCAACGACACTGCCGGGTGCGTGTGTCGAGACCACGATGCTCGTTCCATCGCGTGAGAGGGCGCGAAGCTGGGCGTGAACGGATTGGCGCGACGGCCGATCCAGACCGGTGAACGGTTCGTCGAGTACCAGATGGGTCGGCTCCATAGCGAGCACGCCAGCGATAGCGACGCGGGCCTGCTCCCCGCCGGACAGTTCGTCGATTCGGGCGGTCGCGCGCGCCTGCAGGGAGACAGCTTCGAGCGCCCGCTCGACCCGGTCGTCGATCTCCGCACGGTCGAGGCCGAGATTCTCCGGGCCGAACGCGACGTCCGAGCCGACGGTCGCCGCGACGAACTGGTCGCGTGGGTGCTGAAACACCATCCCGACTGCGGCACGGGCGGCGACGACGTTCGCGTCGACGGCCCGTCCGTTCACCCGGACGGTTCCCGAATCGGGAGCGAGTAACCCGTTCGCGTGCCGGAGGAGTGTCGTCTTGCCGCTGCCGTTCGGGCCGACGAGAACGACGAATTCACCGTCGTCGATCGTCGTCGAAACTGAATCCAGGACGGGCGTATCCCCGTAGGCGAACGAAACGGTATCGTATTCGATCATTGGATGGGTAGCGTGGCAGTTCGAATCCGCCGGAGGAGTGTGTTCACGACAGGTCGAACCGACCGTCTCTGACGATGGCTATCGCTGCTGCCATCTTCAGCACTTCACCGACGACGAACGGAGCGACGTACTGGGCGGCCGCCTCGACAGGTGAGAGCGACAGCAGCCACATCGCGTATCCTGCACCGATCCCGTACACGACGAGCGTTCCGACCGCGAGGGCGACGACGAGTCGTCCCAGTCCCACAGTCGCGGGGTCGCCAACCGCGAGCGAATCGAAGAATCCGCCGGCGGGTATCTCGTCCGCGGTCGGATCGATCGGCCCGAGCCCGAAGCCGTTTCGTCCGTGTACGAGCGCCCCGATGACGAACGCGGCGATCGGATACGACCAGAGAAAGCCACCTGTGACTCCGAACAGATGGCCGACCCCGGCGTGACCGCCGGCGAAAACCGGTGCCCCCGCACCACCCGCGGCGAGGTACAGGAGCAACGATACCGACCCCCAGATCGGGCCGAGATAGAGGCCAGCGAGAAAGACGAACAGGACCTGTAGCGTAATCGATGCCGGAGAAAACGGATTCGGAATGGCGACGAACGCCGTCGCTCCGGTCAATGCAGCCAGCAACGCCGCCCGGGCGAACGGGCGGACGATCGACTCCGGGACGAGCGCCACGGAGTCGTACTCGTGTTCGGTCGACATGCCCGGCACTGTCTCGTAAACCGACCTAATAGCTTCGGTTTACGAAAGGGCAATCGTGTGAACGCCGTCGAAAACCGACGCTATCAGTGGTGGTGGCCCGTCGCTTCGGCGTAGCTCACGCCGAATCGCTCTTCGAACAGCTCCATGACGAGTTCTTCCTGCGCTTCGAGGTCGTCGTCGGCGTCCTCCCCGTGGTGAACGAGGTGATGCGCGCGACTCGCGAACGACAGGAGGGTGATGTCGCCGACCGTCTCGGCAGGAGACTGGTCGCCCTCAGCGAGCAAGTCGACGAGTCCAGCGGGAATGGTCACGTCGTCGGCGTCGCCCGCTTCGGATTCGATACTGAACGTCGTGGTCTCGATCTGATCTGCCATACGGCTACACTGACGGCCCAGCCTAAAGGTCCTGCGGCTACGCGCCGGAACACACGCGAACGCGCCACCGGTCATCGCTCATCTCGCCGAAATGTCGAGATCGGCTCACGCCGAGGCAGCGAGTTCCCGTACCTCGTCCCAGCGCCCGTTCGATTCGAGTTTCGTCTGGAGTTCGCTCGCGTACTCCTGGGCGAGCCGATCTGCAGCCGTACGCTCCGCATCGGTGATGCCGTCGTCGTCACTCCCCAGTCCGAATGCGGACTTGATCGAGTCGAAGAGCCCACCGCCAGAATCGGCGGCGTCACGCCGAGCAGTCCCGCCGAAACCGGCCGGCTGGGACGCTGCCGAATCGAACTCAGCGAGGACGTGTTCGACCTGCTCCGTGTTCGCGACCAGCGTCGCCTGATCCGAATCGGTTGGGCGTTCGATCTCGAACGTCGTCGCCGTCATGATGAGCGACCACTCCTGATTCGAAAACTGCGAGTCGACGACACGATCGGCGAATTCGCGATCCAGTGCCATCCGTTCTCCGACGATGTGATCCGTCCAGGATTCCGACATGGGCGTGCTTTCCCGTGAGCGGATTTCAGGGTTTCCCCGATGGCCGGGGAACCACACCCGGGCGACGAGACAAAAACTGCCAAAAACGAACCGCGACTGCGGACCGAGTCGAAGTCGGTGTCGGTCGGGTTACAGAGAGATGTCGGCGTGCAGCTGGGGCTTGACCGCGTCGTGGACCTTGCACAGTTCGTTCGCCCGGTCGATCACCGCGTTGGCCGTCTCCTCGTCCAGTTCGGGGTCGACGCCGACGTCGAACAAGACCGACGCCAGTTTGTCGTCGTCGTTCAGTTCGCCGTCGGCGTCGATCTGGATACGACCGAGGTCGCCCGCGTCTCGCTGTTCGGCGGCGACGCGAAGCGCGGGAACGTAACAGGACGCGTACGCACCGAGCAGCGCCTCCAGCGTGTCCGGCCCCGTTTCGCCGGTCGCGTCGACCGTCCACTCGAAGTCGTCGGTGCTGTTCGTCGAGTCGTAGCCCTCGTCGGAGACCGTGGTCACGTTCTTTGACATGCAGGTCTGACTGACGACGGCCCGACGTGTAAACGTTGTTCTCTGGGGCGGACTACCAGCGGTCCAGAGAACATGCCGAGCGGGTCCGCGTCGATGGTGACCGGAAACCAGTCGAACGAATTTCGAACGGGTCGGCCGGGTCAGGAGAGGTCGAACGACTCGTCCCCGTCGAGCGTGACGACCGCGGCGTCCGAACCGGTCCGCTCGACGGCGGCGGCGAAGTCGGCCGGATCCTGCTCGATCGGCGGGAACGTGTCGTAGTGCTGCGGGAAGGCGTAGTCGACGTCGAGCCAGTCGACGGCGATCGCGGCCTGGGTCGGCCCCATCGTGAAGTGGTCGCCGATCGGGACGGCGACCGCGTCCGGATCGAGAGACGGCGCCACGACGTCTCGGAGTTCGCTGAACAGGCTCGTGTCGCCAGTGTGGTAGAACGTCGTCGTGTCCGCCTCGTCGTCGGTCGGGTCCGCGTCGCTGATCAGGAAGCCCGCAGGCATCCCGGCGCTCGACTCGTAGTCGGTCATGATGCCGTTCGTGTGGTCGGCGCGCTGCATGGTGACGAACGCGTCGCCGCACTCGACGGTCCCGCCGAGATTCATCCCCATCCCACCGACGGCGTCCTCGAACCCGAACTCGTCCTCGCAGTAGGCGACGAGTTCTGGCGTCGCGACGAGCGTCGCATCCGCGAATTCGCTCGCATCGGCGATGTGATCCGCGTGCCCGTGCGTGAGGAGCACGTAATCCGGTTCCAGAACGTCAGTCGGATCGAGGTCCGTCTTCGGATTGTCGAAGAAGGGATCGATCAGCAGGTCGGTTTCGCCGACCGTGACGTGCCACGTCGAGTGGCCGTGCCAGGTGAGTTCCATAGACACGAGGGACTTTTCCTCATATCAACTTAAAACTACGAGATGGGCAAAGGGATCCCGTCGAATAGGCCGATTTATTCCCCGGGGTGACGAATCGGTGGCCGATGCTCACGCTGGACCTCGACCCGTTCATGGTCGAACTGAAGGAAGGCTCGATTCGAAACGTCGGGCCGACGAACAAGGAGACGACGGTCAAGCTCTTCGACGTCGAGGACGCGACCGCTCGCGAGTTCGGCGATAAACGAGTCAAGCTCGCGTTCACCGACGGCGAGGGAAACGAGGTGGAAGTCGCCCTGTTCCCAGCGGAGATCGAGTCGCTGCAAGCGGCGTTCGACGAGCTGGTCGAGGAGTCGCCAGTCTTCGAGTAGGGTGCGCTCGGCCGTCCGTCCAGTCGGCAACAGGCCATGACGAGGCCCCATCTGAGACGGGAGCGACGTAATAGGGGTGTTCGACGGAATAAGGCTTTCTGCGGCCTGAGGAGTCCAGATCTCAGTCGCCAATGTCGCGAGCGTGATTCGACAACCGTTTTACGCTCAACCCATTCTACCCGGGTAGATGGGTACCTGCATCATCTGCGACACGCCTGTCGACGGTGAGGTTTGCGAGGTCCACGAGGAGGACGTCTGTTTCGTCTTCCGTGGCGACGAACCCTCGCAGCTGACCCCGAACCGATACTACCGGGGCACCGTCGACGGCTACGCCGACTTCGGCGTCTTCGTCGATATCGGCCCCCGTGTCACCGGCCTGTTGCATCGAAGCGAACTGGACAGTCGACTCGAGAGTCTCGACTGGGAACCGGGCGACACCGTGTTCGTCCAGGTCCTCTCGGTCCGCGACAACGGAAACGTCGACCTCGGCTGGTCCATCCGTGAATCGGCCGACGAGTTCCGCGGCACGATCGTCGACGATCCCGACGAGGGCGAGCACCGCCTCGAGGACGAGGCGGACGACACGCCCACAGACGGGACGACGGCGGACGCCGAAGCGGAATCGGCAGCCGAGGCGGAATCGACGACCGGAACGGACTCGACGGCCGAATCGGACGATCGTGAGGCGCCGAATACCGAATCTGCGGCACAGAACCAGGACGCGACCGCCAGTGCGGCGACCGCCGGGACGGCCGGCGGGACCAGCACAACCGACGCTGGCGCCGTCGCAACCGGGAGCGCCGGAGCTGTGGCCGTCACCGAAGAAGACGACCCGGATCGGTCGGGCTCCGACGACGCCGACGCGAAACTCGCCCGCGCGACGGTCGACTCGCTCGAGGACCGCCTCGGGACGATCGTTCGCCTCGAAGGTGAGATCACGAGCGTCCGACAGACGAGCGGACCGACCGTCTTCGAACTCAAAGACGAGACCGGCATCGTCGAGTGCGCCGCCTTCGAAGAGGCTGGCGTCCGCGCGTATCCCGACGTCGACGTCGACGACATCGTCTCACTCGAAGGCGAGGTCGAACGACACAACGGCGACCTCCAGATCGAGACCGAGGCGCTCACCGTCCAGACGGACGAGGACGCGACCGAGATTCACGACCGACTCGAGGCCGCGATCGAAGACGAAGCCCGCCCGGCGGCGATCGAGCCGTTCGGCGAACTGGACGCCGTCACCGCCGTCGAATCCGAGCTGGCCGACGCCGCGACCGCGATCCGACGCGCCGTCATGGAGAGTCGACCCGTCGTGATTCGCCACAGCGATACGGCCGACGGCTACACGGCCGCCGCGGGGCTCGAACACGC containing:
- a CDS encoding biotin transporter BioY → MSTEHEYDSVALVPESIVRPFARAALLAALTGATAFVAIPNPFSPASITLQVLFVFLAGLYLGPIWGSVSLLLYLAAGGAGAPVFAGGHAGVGHLFGVTGGFLWSYPIAAFVIGALVHGRNGFGLGPIDPTADEIPAGGFFDSLAVGDPATVGLGRLVVALAVGTLVVYGIGAGYAMWLLSLSPVEAAAQYVAPFVVGEVLKMAAAIAIVRDGRFDLS
- a CDS encoding DUF5799 family protein: MSESWTDHIVGERMALDREFADRVVDSQFSNQEWSLIMTATTFEIERPTDSDQATLVANTEQVEHVLAEFDSAASQPAGFGGTARRDAADSGGGLFDSIKSAFGLGSDDDGITDAERTAADRLAQEYASELQTKLESNGRWDEVRELAASA
- a CDS encoding metal-dependent hydrolase, with the translated sequence MELTWHGHSTWHVTVGETDLLIDPFFDNPKTDLDPTDVLEPDYVLLTHGHADHIADASEFADATLVATPELVAYCEDEFGFEDAVGGMGMNLGGTVECGDAFVTMQRADHTNGIMTDYESSAGMPAGFLISDADPTDDEADTTTFYHTGDTSLFSELRDVVAPSLDPDAVAVPIGDHFTMGPTQAAIAVDWLDVDYAFPQHYDTFPPIEQDPADFAAAVERTGSDAAVVTLDGDESFDLS
- a CDS encoding OsmC family protein; this encodes MSKNVTTVSDEGYDSTNSTDDFEWTVDATGETGPDTLEALLGAYASCYVPALRVAAEQRDAGDLGRIQIDADGELNDDDKLASVLFDVGVDPELDEETANAVIDRANELCKVHDAVKPQLHADISL
- a CDS encoding energy-coupling factor transporter transmembrane component T family protein, producing the protein MLSYEPDETVAHALDPRAKLAFQVAFAVAAISRPALAPLGALTLLALGVLLSANLSPVRVLFGYRYPFGILCLSVLIAAVTIGPPWIDLADAVRTAHAAYGVGLVLLVSAAYVRSTPVRHSRAAIQSLVPGTPGRLLGIGVSLVFRFVPILRRDIGTIRDAMAARLGTERTATERAVVLSSRGLTRAFVRADRLSVALQARCFAWNPTLPPLSFARADGLVLVLSVLLVTVPLW
- a CDS encoding energy-coupling factor ABC transporter ATP-binding protein, translated to MIEYDTVSFAYGDTPVLDSVSTTIDDGEFVVLVGPNGSGKTTLLRHANGLLAPDSGTVRVNGRAVDANVVAARAAVGMVFQHPRDQFVAATVGSDVAFGPENLGLDRAEIDDRVERALEAVSLQARATARIDELSGGEQARVAIAGVLAMEPTHLVLDEPFTGLDRPSRQSVHAQLRALSRDGTSIVVSTHAPGSVVDLADRIVVMEDGRLVHDGTPDELPDPSLSDVFDAGSVG
- a CDS encoding DUF7545 family protein produces the protein MADQIETTTFSIESEAGDADDVTIPAGLVDLLAEGDQSPAETVGDITLLSFASRAHHLVHHGEDADDDLEAQEELVMELFEERFGVSYAEATGHHH
- a CDS encoding DHH family phosphoesterase gives rise to the protein MGTCIICDTPVDGEVCEVHEEDVCFVFRGDEPSQLTPNRYYRGTVDGYADFGVFVDIGPRVTGLLHRSELDSRLESLDWEPGDTVFVQVLSVRDNGNVDLGWSIRESADEFRGTIVDDPDEGEHRLEDEADDTPTDGTTADAEAESAAEAESTTGTDSTAESDDREAPNTESAAQNQDATASAATAGTAGGTSTTDAGAVATGSAGAVAVTEEDDPDRSGSDDADAKLARATVDSLEDRLGTIVRLEGEITSVRQTSGPTVFELKDETGIVECAAFEEAGVRAYPDVDVDDIVSLEGEVERHNGDLQIETEALTVQTDEDATEIHDRLEAAIEDEARPAAIEPFGELDAVTAVESELADAATAIRRAVMESRPVVIRHSDTADGYTAAAGLEHAILPLIREKHTRDDAVYHYVERRPLEGSRYEMNDATGDVTSLLDAQNRHDELVPLVVVVDAGSTDASREAYELLDRYGADHLVVDGGRADDLSDAVTTTVTPATQGASVDDCTTTALAATLASAVNPDVRDDLAHLPALSYWEEPPTAFVDLATDAGYDATGLEDRRNAVALEAHYQSYNDKRELIADLLFDPDGDLAAHVSEQFRDKLETELETARENAGVRGTNGVTITVLDTAKYTHRFDFPPTGLLLDELHRRERNRTEPPFVTLGVDETELHVRATDAVDVRDLGDAIASAVPNAGVHTVGGADGHVEFLKGERAAVHDAAIDALGELLS